In Pseudomonas deceptionensis, a single window of DNA contains:
- a CDS encoding DNA polymerase II — protein sequence MDLKQGFVLTRHWRDTPAGIEVEFWLATDEGPRHVRVPYQASTAFIPAAQRAQAQTLLQDERGIEFRELALCDFQSRPVIGLYCRQHAQLMDIAQRLRRAGIDVFEADVRPPERFLMERFITAPVSFGGLAQGDGPLLDTRIKPHPDYRPRLKLVSLDIETSPQGDLYSIALEGCGQRQVYMLGKATEADTAVDFDLEFCATRGDLLLRLNQWLAQHDPDAIIGWNVVQFDLRVLHEHARRLGIPLLLGRAGSEMQWREHGTRKNHFFASAAGRLIIDGIESLRSATWSFPSFSLENVAQTLLGEGKDISTPYQRMDEINRMFAQDKPALARYNLKDCELVTRIFAKTQLLTFLLERASVTGLEADRSGGSVAAFYHLYMPLMHRQGFVAPNLGDKPPQASPGGFVMESQPGLYESVLVLDYKSLYPSIIRTFLIDPLGLVEGLRDPSDEASVPGFRGARFSRTRHCLPAIVERVANGREVAKREKNAPLSQALKIIMNAFYGVLGSSGCRFFDTRLASSITLRGHEIMLKTRALIEARGYSVIYGDTDSTFVWLRSEHSEEDAARIGRELVQHVNQWWQAHVRDEYGLTSALELQFETHYSRFLMPTIRGAEEGSKKRYAGLVVHPDGRREMVYKGLETVRSDWSPLAQQFQQALYLRIFNRQPYQDYVRDFVRSTLAGEHDDLLIYRKRLRRQLSDYERNVPPHVRAARLADEYNDQHGRPRQYQNGGTISYVITVAGPQPLENRTAEVDYDHYLTRQLQPVADAILVFVDDDFSALVGGQMGLF from the coding sequence GTGGACTTGAAACAGGGTTTTGTCCTGACCCGGCACTGGCGCGACACGCCAGCGGGCATCGAGGTCGAGTTCTGGCTGGCCACCGATGAGGGCCCCCGGCACGTGCGCGTGCCTTATCAGGCATCAACCGCGTTTATCCCGGCAGCGCAGCGCGCCCAGGCGCAGACGCTGCTGCAGGATGAGCGCGGTATCGAGTTTCGTGAACTGGCGCTGTGTGACTTTCAATCGCGCCCGGTGATCGGCCTTTACTGCCGGCAACATGCCCAGTTGATGGACATTGCCCAGCGCCTGCGTCGTGCCGGGATCGATGTGTTCGAGGCCGATGTGCGCCCGCCCGAGCGTTTCCTGATGGAGCGCTTTATCACCGCGCCGGTGAGTTTCGGCGGCCTTGCCCAGGGCGATGGTCCGTTGCTGGACACGCGGATCAAACCCCATCCCGACTATCGCCCGCGCTTGAAACTGGTATCCCTGGACATCGAAACCAGCCCCCAGGGCGATTTGTATTCCATCGCCCTTGAGGGCTGCGGCCAGCGCCAGGTGTACATGCTGGGCAAGGCCACTGAGGCCGACACGGCGGTGGACTTCGACCTTGAGTTTTGCGCCACCCGGGGCGATCTGCTGCTACGCCTGAACCAGTGGCTGGCGCAACATGATCCCGATGCAATCATTGGCTGGAACGTCGTTCAATTCGACCTGCGGGTGTTGCATGAGCATGCCCGCCGCCTGGGTATCCCGTTGCTGCTGGGGCGTGCAGGCAGTGAAATGCAGTGGCGCGAACACGGCACCCGCAAAAACCACTTTTTCGCCAGTGCCGCGGGCCGATTGATCATCGACGGTATTGAGTCGCTGCGCTCGGCCACCTGGTCGTTTCCTTCCTTCAGCCTGGAAAACGTCGCCCAGACCTTGCTCGGTGAGGGCAAGGACATCAGCACGCCGTACCAGCGCATGGACGAAATCAACCGCATGTTTGCCCAGGACAAGCCTGCGCTGGCGCGCTACAACCTTAAGGACTGCGAGCTGGTCACGCGAATCTTTGCGAAAACCCAGTTGCTGACCTTTCTGCTGGAGCGCGCCTCGGTCACGGGCCTTGAAGCGGACCGCAGCGGCGGCTCGGTGGCGGCGTTTTATCACCTGTACATGCCCTTGATGCACCGCCAGGGGTTTGTCGCGCCCAATCTGGGCGACAAACCACCCCAGGCCAGCCCTGGCGGCTTTGTGATGGAGTCTCAGCCGGGCCTGTATGAGTCGGTGCTGGTGCTCGACTACAAAAGCCTGTACCCGTCGATTATCCGTACCTTTCTGATCGACCCGCTGGGGCTGGTGGAAGGGCTGCGCGACCCGAGTGACGAGGCCTCGGTGCCGGGCTTTCGCGGGGCGCGCTTTTCGCGAACCCGGCATTGCTTGCCCGCCATTGTCGAACGGGTGGCCAATGGTCGCGAAGTCGCCAAGCGCGAAAAAAACGCACCGTTGTCTCAAGCCCTGAAAATCATCATGAATGCGTTTTACGGGGTGCTGGGTTCCAGCGGCTGCCGCTTTTTCGACACGCGGCTTGCTTCGTCGATCACCCTGCGCGGGCATGAAATCATGCTCAAGACCCGGGCCTTGATCGAGGCCCGGGGTTACAGCGTGATCTATGGCGACACCGACTCCACCTTTGTCTGGCTGCGCAGCGAACACAGTGAAGAAGACGCCGCCCGTATCGGTCGCGAACTGGTGCAGCACGTCAATCAGTGGTGGCAGGCCCATGTACGTGACGAATACGGTCTCACCAGTGCCCTTGAACTCCAGTTCGAAACCCACTACAGCCGGTTCCTGATGCCCACGATTCGCGGAGCCGAAGAGGGCAGTAAAAAGCGTTACGCGGGGCTGGTCGTGCACCCGGACGGGCGTCGGGAGATGGTCTACAAGGGGCTTGAGACCGTGCGCAGCGACTGGTCGCCGCTGGCCCAGCAGTTTCAGCAGGCGTTGTACCTGCGCATTTTCAATCGTCAGCCCTATCAGGACTATGTGCGCGATTTTGTGCGCAGCACCCTGGCGGGCGAGCATGACGACCTGCTGATCTACCGCAAGCGTCTGCGTCGCCAGCTCAGTGATTACGAACGCAACGTACCGCCCCATGTGCGGGCGGCGCGGCTGGCCGATGAATACAACGACCAGCACGGTCGGCCCCGGCAGTACCAGAACGGCGGCACCATCAGCTACGTGATCACTGTGGCCGGGCCCCAACCGCTGGAGAACCGCACCGCAGAAGTGGATTACGACCACTACCTGACGCGTCAGCTACAACCGGTGGCGGACGCGATTCTGGTGTTTGTCGACGACGACTTCAGCGCGCTGGTGGGCGGGCAGATGGGGTTGTTTTAA
- a CDS encoding transporter: MGLTTARKASYTALTLAMVPLMGWADNARDWQNLPTDLNMLFGYYSRVDTNTPIDTSLPIDGLSLNADVYILRLARSFAVDGRNSAIQILQPYADLSASFDNARYFSGTKHNGGMGDTQVVLVHNIFGGPALSKEEFAKATPETFLTGAVWVTTPTGDYDKNRVINIGANRWVFKPELGFGTPFGPTWLEVNTWVSLFGDNDDYQGDRKLEQKPLYAVEGHYSYTINRALWASLDATYSRGGETKIDGDWQDNKQENTLVGASMGFMLSPQFGGMLAYTDTVAERTGSPDVATWTVRMQYVW; encoded by the coding sequence ATGGGGTTGACCACCGCCCGAAAGGCCAGTTACACCGCACTTACGCTGGCCATGGTGCCGCTGATGGGTTGGGCTGATAACGCTCGAGACTGGCAAAACCTGCCAACCGATTTGAACATGCTGTTTGGCTACTACAGCCGGGTCGACACCAACACCCCTATTGATACCTCGCTGCCCATAGACGGCCTGTCACTCAATGCTGACGTTTACATCCTGCGACTTGCCCGTTCATTCGCAGTCGATGGCCGCAACAGCGCAATCCAGATCCTGCAACCCTATGCAGACCTTTCGGCGTCGTTCGACAACGCGCGGTACTTCAGCGGCACCAAGCACAACGGCGGCATGGGCGACACCCAGGTGGTACTGGTGCACAACATCTTTGGCGGCCCGGCCCTGTCCAAGGAAGAGTTTGCCAAGGCAACGCCCGAAACCTTCCTGACGGGTGCGGTGTGGGTCACCACGCCAACCGGAGATTACGACAAGAATCGGGTGATCAATATCGGTGCCAACCGCTGGGTGTTCAAACCGGAGCTGGGCTTCGGCACACCGTTTGGCCCGACGTGGCTGGAGGTCAATACCTGGGTTTCACTGTTCGGTGACAACGACGATTACCAGGGCGACAGAAAGCTCGAACAAAAACCGCTGTATGCCGTCGAAGGCCACTACAGCTACACCATCAACCGTGCGTTGTGGGCGTCGCTGGATGCCACTTACAGCCGCGGCGGCGAAACCAAAATCGACGGTGACTGGCAGGACAACAAACAGGAAAACACCCTGGTAGGCGCCAGTATGGGGTTCATGCTGTCGCCCCAGTTCGGCGGCATGCTGGCATACACCGACACAGTGGCGGAGCGCACGGGCTCACCCGATGTCGCCACCTGGACGGTTCGCATGCAGTACGTCTGGTAG
- a CDS encoding DUF2092 domain-containing protein, whose translation MPPFRHALLGLLLAITGQAQAGDAVAIEPGALQALERMGSYLRSLKQFGVEARSQTDQVLENGQTIEFHHATRLLAQQPDKLMVSVDDQGMRRSLYYNGKTFTLYQSPSTYYARTPAPASIDALIDVLDVRYGIELPLADLFRWNAGTARQVGLKSAVLIGSDTLDGQRCDHYALRQDDIDWQLWLRQGEQPLPCRLTISRRDIPEKPRHSVDYTWQLNAPINAGSFEFVPPAGAQEVPLQWAPNKYSLEAQP comes from the coding sequence ATGCCCCCCTTCCGTCACGCCTTGCTGGGCCTGCTCCTGGCAATTACCGGTCAGGCGCAGGCTGGCGATGCAGTTGCCATTGAACCCGGGGCCTTGCAGGCACTGGAGCGGATGGGCAGCTATTTGCGCAGCCTCAAGCAGTTCGGCGTCGAGGCCCGCAGCCAGACCGATCAGGTGCTGGAAAACGGTCAGACCATCGAATTTCACCATGCCACCCGACTGCTGGCCCAACAGCCTGACAAGCTGATGGTTTCGGTTGACGACCAGGGCATGCGGCGCAGCCTCTATTACAACGGCAAGACCTTCACCCTCTACCAGAGCCCCAGCACCTACTACGCCCGCACCCCGGCGCCTGCCAGCATTGACGCGCTGATCGACGTGCTCGACGTGCGCTACGGCATTGAATTGCCGCTGGCGGACCTGTTCCGCTGGAATGCCGGCACCGCCCGGCAGGTGGGGCTCAAGTCCGCCGTGCTGATTGGCAGCGACACCCTGGACGGCCAGCGCTGCGACCATTACGCCTTGCGCCAGGACGATATCGACTGGCAGTTGTGGCTGCGCCAGGGGGAGCAACCTCTGCCCTGCCGCCTGACCATCAGCCGCCGTGACATCCCCGAAAAGCCCCGCCACAGCGTGGACTACACCTGGCAACTCAACGCACCGATCAACGCCGGCAGCTTTGAGTTCGTACCGCCCGCAGGCGCTCAAGAAGTGCCCCTGCAGTGGGCGCCCAACAAGTACAGCCTGGAGGCACAGCCATGA
- a CDS encoding AAA family ATPase, with protein MTALNDLNALQASIAEAVLGQDEVIRQIIVGLLANGHLLLESLPGLAKTRTVKALAKHLDAKMSRIQFTPDLLPSDITGAEVLHQVDGQNQIMFQPGPLFGNLILADEINRAPAKVQAALLEAMEERQITVAGNSHQLPELFIVLATQNPIEQEGTYPLPEAQMDRFLMKVLLDYPNPAHESQVLRMLRAEEQAQGATADTAPGFALGQEAIFAARREVSAVAVSPAIDRYLIDLINATRHPADYDPDLARWIAIGASPRGGIGLDRCARADAWLRGQAFVSPDNVRAVVHPVLRHRLQLSYDAVADGVSADQVLDRLLEKVAIPA; from the coding sequence ATGACAGCGCTCAACGATCTAAACGCCCTGCAAGCCAGCATCGCCGAAGCGGTGCTGGGGCAGGATGAGGTTATCCGCCAGATCATTGTCGGCCTGCTGGCCAACGGGCATCTGTTGCTGGAAAGCCTGCCGGGGCTGGCCAAGACCCGTACCGTCAAGGCGCTGGCCAAACACCTGGACGCCAAGATGAGCCGCATCCAGTTCACCCCCGACCTGTTGCCTTCGGACATCACCGGTGCCGAGGTGCTGCATCAGGTCGACGGACAGAACCAGATCATGTTCCAGCCCGGCCCACTGTTCGGCAACCTGATCCTGGCGGACGAAATCAACCGCGCCCCGGCCAAGGTGCAGGCCGCCTTGCTGGAAGCCATGGAAGAACGCCAAATCACCGTGGCCGGCAACAGCCATCAATTGCCCGAGCTGTTTATTGTGCTGGCCACCCAAAACCCTATCGAGCAAGAAGGCACCTACCCGCTGCCCGAGGCGCAGATGGACCGCTTTCTGATGAAGGTATTGCTCGACTACCCCAACCCTGCGCACGAGTCGCAAGTGTTGCGCATGCTGCGGGCCGAGGAACAGGCGCAAGGCGCCACGGCCGATACTGCCCCGGGGTTCGCCCTGGGCCAGGAGGCCATTTTCGCCGCCCGCCGTGAAGTCAGTGCGGTGGCCGTTTCGCCCGCCATCGACCGCTACCTGATCGACCTGATCAACGCCACCCGCCACCCCGCCGACTACGACCCTGACCTGGCGCGCTGGATCGCCATCGGCGCCAGCCCCCGGGGCGGCATCGGTCTGGACCGTTGCGCCCGGGCCGACGCCTGGCTGCGCGGTCAGGCATTCGTTTCGCCCGATAACGTGCGCGCGGTGGTGCATCCAGTGCTGCGTCATCGCCTGCAACTGAGTTACGACGCAGTGGCCGATGGCGTCAGCGCCGATCAAGTACTCGACCGACTGCTCGAAAAAGTCGCAATACCGGCCTGA
- a CDS encoding DUF58 domain-containing protein: MYAPQQAADGLVYVSLAQLMALEFKARALSFVARQPQGSILSGNHASRLRGRGLNFDELRRYQPGDDLRHLDWRASLRTGKPVVRTFTEERDRPALILVDQRMSMFFGSSHSFKSATAAELGALAAWMVFNAGDRVGGLVFNDQRIDSIAPLRSRKRVEALCSKIVQQNQQLNATQPDCEDADQLDKVLQHCLAVAGHDHLICLISDFAGAGPRTLQLMRQLAVHNDVIAMQVYDPLALDLPKNGRLLVTQGQLQVELAVQHPHIRQPLGDFLSGRFKDIASLLRRSQVPLMMFSTALDAHSQLRTELGKLGGPRR, translated from the coding sequence ATGTACGCTCCACAGCAAGCCGCCGATGGATTGGTGTATGTGTCTCTGGCGCAATTGATGGCGCTGGAATTCAAGGCGCGTGCGTTGAGTTTTGTCGCCCGCCAACCCCAGGGCAGCATCCTTTCGGGCAACCATGCTTCGCGCTTGCGCGGCCGTGGATTGAATTTCGACGAGCTGCGCCGCTACCAGCCCGGTGACGACCTGCGCCACCTCGACTGGCGGGCCTCGTTGCGCACCGGTAAACCGGTGGTGCGCACCTTTACCGAAGAGCGCGACCGCCCGGCGCTGATCCTGGTCGATCAGCGCATGTCGATGTTTTTTGGCTCCAGCCACAGCTTCAAATCCGCCACCGCCGCCGAGCTGGGCGCATTGGCCGCGTGGATGGTTTTCAACGCCGGCGACCGGGTCGGCGGGCTGGTGTTCAACGACCAGCGCATCGACAGCATCGCCCCGTTGCGCAGCCGCAAACGGGTCGAAGCGCTGTGCAGCAAAATCGTGCAGCAAAACCAGCAGCTCAATGCCACGCAACCCGACTGCGAAGACGCCGACCAGCTGGACAAGGTGCTGCAACACTGCCTTGCCGTAGCCGGTCATGACCACCTGATTTGCCTGATCAGCGATTTCGCCGGTGCAGGCCCGCGCACCCTGCAGCTGATGCGCCAACTGGCGGTGCACAACGATGTGATCGCGATGCAGGTCTACGATCCCTTGGCGCTGGACCTGCCCAAAAACGGCCGCTTGCTGGTGACCCAGGGCCAACTGCAAGTGGAGCTGGCGGTGCAGCACCCGCACATCCGCCAACCCCTGGGAGACTTTCTCAGCGGCCGTTTCAAGGACATCGCCAGCCTGCTGCGCCGCAGCCAGGTGCCGTTGATGATGTTCAGCACCGCGCTGGATGCCCACAGCCAACTGCGCACTGAACTGGGCAAACTGGGCGGGCCGCGTCGATGA
- a CDS encoding DUF4381 domain-containing protein: MSTPIPSIDQLQNLALPAPVSYMPQTWGWWALLGVVLAGLAVWAARTYWLWRRNRYRREALQRLAQLRAANDPIATLRELPTLLKRVALSMPAPQAVGPLQGAAWQGFLRSHSPQPLPDDFSEQLAFLAYAPDDQLLALPDTQRQYLFETCTRWVEQHHVAV; the protein is encoded by the coding sequence ATGAGCACTCCCATCCCCAGCATCGATCAACTGCAAAACCTGGCCTTGCCTGCGCCCGTCAGTTACATGCCGCAGACCTGGGGCTGGTGGGCGTTGCTGGGGGTTGTGCTGGCCGGGCTGGCGGTCTGGGCCGCACGCACTTACTGGCTTTGGCGGCGTAACCGCTACCGGCGCGAGGCCTTGCAGCGTTTGGCCCAGCTGCGCGCGGCCAACGACCCGATCGCCACCCTGCGCGAGCTGCCCACGCTGCTCAAGCGCGTGGCCCTGTCCATGCCGGCCCCACAGGCTGTTGGCCCGTTGCAGGGGGCAGCCTGGCAAGGCTTTTTGCGCAGCCACAGCCCGCAACCGCTGCCAGACGATTTCAGCGAGCAACTGGCGTTCCTGGCCTATGCCCCGGATGACCAGTTGCTGGCATTGCCGGACACCCAGCGCCAGTACCTGTTCGAGACCTGCACACGCTGGGTGGAGCAACACCATGTTGCAGTTTGA
- a CDS encoding vWA domain-containing protein, producing the protein MLQFDYPWLLLLLPLPWFGYRWLPAYREARSAVRVPFFNAMSRAIDQAPQAAGTRHNLWQLLLNLLVWALLVVAAARPVWVEKPIERQQPVRDLMLAIDISQSMETTDFTDANGQKINRLAAVKQVVQDFIQRRKDDRIGLIVFGSGAYPQAPLTLDHASLSLLLEDTGIGMAGPNTAIGDAIGLSLKLLDQAHEPEKVLILLTDGNDTHSAIPPTRAAAMAAAKGVVIHTIGIGDPNAEGEAKVNLSALQSIAKSTGGQYFRAEDRDSLNQVYATLDRITPHQVKTLSHQPKRDLFWLPLAAAISLLALYHLGALLASRLHQRPTRQEV; encoded by the coding sequence ATGTTGCAGTTTGATTACCCCTGGTTGCTGCTTTTGCTGCCTTTGCCGTGGTTCGGCTACCGCTGGCTGCCTGCGTACCGCGAGGCCCGCAGCGCAGTGCGAGTGCCGTTTTTCAACGCCATGAGCCGCGCCATTGACCAGGCGCCACAGGCCGCCGGCACGCGGCATAACCTCTGGCAACTGCTGCTCAATCTGTTGGTGTGGGCGTTGCTGGTGGTGGCCGCAGCCAGACCGGTGTGGGTCGAAAAGCCCATCGAACGCCAGCAGCCGGTGCGCGATCTGATGCTGGCCATCGACATCTCGCAATCGATGGAAACCACGGATTTTACGGACGCCAACGGGCAAAAGATCAACCGCCTGGCCGCCGTCAAACAGGTGGTGCAGGACTTTATCCAGCGCCGCAAGGACGACCGCATCGGCCTGATCGTGTTCGGCAGCGGCGCCTACCCCCAGGCGCCGCTGACCCTTGACCACGCCAGCCTGTCGTTGCTGCTCGAAGACACCGGGATCGGCATGGCCGGGCCCAACACCGCCATCGGCGATGCCATTGGCCTGAGCCTCAAACTGCTCGACCAGGCCCACGAGCCGGAAAAGGTGCTGATCCTGCTCACCGATGGCAACGATACCCACAGCGCCATCCCCCCGACCCGTGCCGCCGCAATGGCAGCGGCCAAAGGCGTGGTGATTCACACCATCGGCATTGGCGACCCGAATGCCGAAGGCGAAGCCAAGGTCAACCTCTCCGCCCTGCAAAGCATCGCCAAAAGCACCGGCGGCCAGTACTTTCGCGCCGAAGACCGTGACAGCCTGAACCAGGTATACGCCACCCTCGACCGCATCACCCCGCACCAGGTCAAAACCCTGAGCCATCAACCCAAGCGGGACCTGTTCTGGTTGCCGCTGGCGGCGGCCATCAGCCTGTTGGCGCTGTATCACCTGGGCGCGCTGCTGGCCTCGCGGCTGCATCAACGCCCGACCCGGCAGGAGGTCTGA
- a CDS encoding VWA domain-containing protein, which produces MEINLSDFHFLRPYWLLLAVFGALLPLLWRRSHDQQRRLRAIIAPHLLPHLLITPQDPHRLRPVHLTAALLILGAIAAAGPTWEQDRPAFLQNRAPLIIALDLSPSMDASDVQPTRLEAAKHKLHDLIARRSGARTALIAYAGSAHLVLPATDDPALLDSFIQALGTDLIALPGKNVAAVIEQAKRLLQAEKAPGTLLLITDGADTAQLDSLKPLLQGSALQVLVLAVGSANGGIIRDASGQPRTDSNGRPELGSFDSAALKQLAAATDAPLGSLTINDDDLDWIEGHARQHFQAASDEQRELQWKDAGYWLCGPLLLIAFFSVRRGWSLNWNAVLVLGAGLALQPAPAEANALTDALTDAFFTRDQQGRWAFEHQHYPAAAELFVDPYWKGIAAYNAADFDLALASFAQLDTPQAYFYLGNIYVRRFKFEQAIAAYRQALTLQPQFPEASANLALALALLKDTDSAEQNTPEVKPDAIKFDKQPGKGQSKPLQTLQAASDEQWLQNLTTSPANFLRQKFSLQDQTAQQPKVAP; this is translated from the coding sequence ATGGAGATCAACCTCAGCGACTTCCACTTTCTGCGCCCGTACTGGCTGCTGCTGGCTGTGTTCGGCGCCCTGCTGCCGTTGCTGTGGCGCCGCAGCCATGACCAGCAGCGCCGCTTGCGGGCGATAATTGCCCCGCATCTGCTGCCCCACTTGCTGATCACCCCGCAAGACCCTCACCGCCTGCGCCCGGTACACTTGACGGCCGCCTTGCTGATCCTTGGCGCCATCGCGGCGGCCGGGCCCACCTGGGAACAGGATCGCCCGGCGTTCCTGCAAAACCGTGCCCCGCTGATCATCGCCCTGGATTTGTCACCGTCGATGGACGCCAGCGATGTGCAACCGACGCGCCTGGAAGCCGCCAAACACAAACTCCACGACCTGATCGCCCGGCGCAGCGGCGCACGCACGGCCTTGATTGCCTATGCAGGCAGCGCGCACCTGGTATTGCCCGCCACCGACGACCCGGCGTTGCTGGACAGTTTCATCCAGGCCCTGGGCACTGACCTGATCGCCCTCCCCGGCAAAAATGTGGCGGCAGTGATCGAACAGGCCAAGCGTCTGCTGCAAGCCGAGAAAGCCCCCGGCACTTTGCTGCTGATCACCGACGGCGCCGACACCGCTCAGCTGGACAGCCTCAAACCACTGCTGCAAGGCAGCGCCCTGCAAGTGCTGGTACTGGCCGTGGGCAGCGCCAATGGCGGGATCATCCGCGATGCCAGCGGCCAGCCGCGCACCGACAGCAATGGCCGCCCGGAGCTGGGCAGCTTCGACAGCGCCGCACTCAAGCAACTGGCCGCCGCCACCGATGCGCCGCTGGGCAGCCTGACCATCAATGATGACGATCTGGACTGGATCGAGGGCCACGCCCGGCAGCACTTTCAGGCTGCCAGCGATGAACAGCGCGAACTGCAATGGAAAGACGCAGGCTACTGGCTGTGCGGGCCACTGCTGTTGATCGCGTTTTTCTCGGTGCGCCGTGGCTGGAGCCTGAACTGGAACGCCGTGCTGGTGCTGGGCGCAGGCCTGGCCCTGCAGCCGGCACCCGCTGAGGCCAACGCCCTGACCGATGCCCTGACCGATGCCTTTTTCACCCGTGACCAGCAAGGGCGCTGGGCCTTTGAACATCAGCATTACCCGGCAGCGGCCGAGCTGTTCGTCGACCCTTACTGGAAAGGCATCGCCGCCTACAACGCCGCCGATTTCGACCTGGCACTGGCCAGCTTTGCGCAACTGGACACCCCCCAGGCGTACTTCTATCTGGGCAATATCTACGTGCGCCGCTTCAAGTTCGAGCAAGCGATTGCCGCCTACCGCCAGGCGCTGACCTTGCAACCGCAGTTCCCCGAAGCCAGCGCCAACCTGGCCCTGGCACTGGCCCTGTTGAAAGACACCGACAGCGCCGAGCAAAACACCCCCGAGGTCAAACCCGACGCGATCAAGTTCGACAAGCAACCGGGCAAGGGCCAAAGCAAGCCGCTGCAAACCCTGCAAGCGGCCAGCGACGAGCAATGGCTGCAAAACCTCACCACGTCCCCGGCCAACTTCCTGCGCCAGAAATTCAGCCTGCAGGACCAGACCGCACAGCAACCGAAGGTGGCGCCATGA
- a CDS encoding BatD family protein, translated as MKRLGLTLLLFSALAWADEPQLLVQTRLVPGDAVVVGEPLQLQVDVLTNTWFTSAATLPELSIRGTDILPPNAEAQHLTQTLHGQTLTGLRYTYRITANLAQGFAIPPFTVRATPAQASHELSAQTPAMQFRASLPSGFSPGEPVLVASALRFSQTISPNAGPFKVGDSLSRTLTLQADNTPGLSLPTPALGTLQGLSAYPKTPQVRNLDDGRGSFIGGQRIDRVSYRIEREGDFTLPAISVKWWDSVNRKVQVSQVPGFSFKATANSGDSPVFSITRDLEQLGQPTRLHIPGSLLFLGSILLLAGIGYMTRRRLQHGLSEVNHWLRTRPPRKTYGLRPLNPGHEKDFQE; from the coding sequence ATGAAGCGCCTGGGCTTGACCTTGCTGCTGTTCAGCGCCCTGGCCTGGGCTGATGAGCCGCAGTTGCTGGTGCAAACCCGCCTCGTGCCGGGTGACGCAGTGGTGGTCGGCGAACCCTTGCAGCTGCAAGTCGATGTGCTGACCAACACCTGGTTCACCAGCGCCGCGACGCTGCCGGAGCTGTCGATCCGCGGCACCGATATCTTGCCGCCCAATGCCGAAGCCCAGCACCTCACACAAACCCTGCACGGCCAGACCTTGACCGGTCTGCGCTACACCTACCGCATCACCGCGAACCTGGCGCAGGGCTTTGCCATCCCCCCTTTCACCGTGCGGGCAACCCCGGCCCAGGCCAGCCATGAGCTGTCGGCGCAAACACCGGCGATGCAGTTCCGCGCCAGCCTGCCGAGCGGCTTCAGCCCCGGCGAGCCGGTGCTGGTGGCCAGCGCACTGCGCTTTAGCCAAACCATCAGCCCCAATGCCGGCCCGTTCAAGGTCGGTGACAGCCTCAGTCGCACACTGACGCTACAAGCGGACAACACCCCCGGCCTGTCCTTGCCAACGCCTGCGCTGGGCACCCTCCAAGGGCTCAGTGCTTACCCGAAAACCCCGCAAGTGCGCAATCTGGACGACGGCCGTGGCAGCTTTATCGGCGGGCAACGCATCGACCGCGTGAGTTATCGCATCGAGCGCGAAGGCGACTTCACCCTGCCGGCGATCAGCGTCAAATGGTGGGACAGCGTGAACCGCAAGGTGCAGGTCAGCCAGGTACCCGGGTTCAGCTTCAAGGCCACAGCCAACAGCGGCGACAGCCCGGTGTTTTCCATCACCCGCGACCTTGAACAGCTGGGGCAACCGACCCGGCTGCACATCCCCGGATCGCTGTTGTTCCTGGGCTCAATCCTGCTGCTGGCAGGCATCGGCTATATGACCCGCCGCCGGTTGCAGCACGGTTTGAGCGAGGTCAACCACTGGCTACGCACGCGACCTCCACGCAAAACCTATGGTTTGCGCCCACTTAATCCTGGTCATGAAAAGGACTTCCAAGAATGA